A region from the Manihot esculenta cultivar AM560-2 chromosome 13, M.esculenta_v8, whole genome shotgun sequence genome encodes:
- the LOC110630492 gene encoding thioredoxin 1, with protein MASALAAHSSFAFSPSSRLKSSVPHPSPAFSPSGHRLLASFPEFRGLKIQMPSPKLSLLSTGARNSRVSRRSGGRVVCEAQETTIDIPAVTDATWQSLVLKADGPVLVEFWAPWCGPCRMIHPVVAELSVEYAGKLKFFKLNTDESPSIASKYGIRSIPTIMIFSNGEKKDAVIGAVPKTTLTTTIGKFL; from the exons ATGGCTTCCGCTTTAGCTGCTCACTCTTCATTTGCTTTCTCTCCCTCTTCGCGTCTAAAATCCTCCGTTCCGCATCCCTCGCCTGCGTTTTCTCCATCCGGTCACCGCTTGCTCGCTTCCTTCCCTGAATTCAGAGGCTTGAAGATCCAAATGCCTTCTCCCAAGTTGTCCTTGCTCTCCACCGGTGCCAGGAATTCTAGGGTTTCTCGACGGAGCGGTGGCCGCGTTGTCTGTGAAGCTCAGGAGACTACGATTGACA TTCCTGCTGTGACTGATGCAACGTGGCAGTCACTTGTCCTCAAGGCTGATGGACCTGTGCTGGTTGAGTTTTGGGCTCCTTGGTGCGGGCCATGCCGAATGATTCATCCAGTAGTAGCTGAATTATCGGTGGAATATGCTGGAAAACTCAAGTTCTTCAAATTGAATACTGATGAAAGTCCATCTATTGCAAGCAAATATGGAATACGAAGCATTCCAACAATCATGATCTTTAGCAATGGTGAGAAGAAAGATGCAGTCATTGGTGCTGTGCCCAAAACAACTCTAACTACCACCATTGGGAAATTCTTGTAG